The DNA region ACCTTATCAGAAAGCACGAAATCAACAGCGCAATATTCAAGGGGACAGTCACGCTTGCGGTAACGCCCGGAAGCTCTGACAAGAAGCTTGGAAGCATCTCTATGTCCGGAAACCAGATTATCGGGCACTATGAAGGTTCCGGCGAGAAAAGGAATATTGCTTCTGCCTTTGCGGCAGTCTGCGACAAGAAGATTTTCGAGTACATTCCCAAGGGCTCGGTAAAGTGGACTTTACAGGAGGATGTTTACCCGAAAATTATCAAGAACGGCGGCATGTTCGGCTATATCACAGAGCACCCGATATTCAACATACACTCCAGAAAGGAACTGCTTGAGCTGAAGCGATACCTGGACAGCAGGAAATGAAATTTAATATATTCCACTAACATTATGCTTGACATAAAACTTTTCAGGGAAAACCCTTCGGTGATTCTGGAGAGCGAGAAAAAGAGGTTTAAGGATGTTTCTGTTGCCCAGAAGGTAATAGAGCTTGACGATGGCTGGAGGGCCCGGCTTAAAGACCTTGAAGAGCTTAAGGCGAAAAAGAACAGGATTTCAAAGGAAATCGGCATGAAGAAAAAGAACGGGGAAAATGCTGACAGCGAGATTGAAGAGTCCCTTAAGCTTGACGAGGAGATTACGATTAAAAACGCGGAGCTTGACCGGCTGCTGGAAGAGCGGGACTCTTACAGGTACCGGGTAGGGAATATTCTTCACGACTCCGTTCCAACTGCGCCAAGCGACCTTGGAAACGTCACGGTGAGGACCTGGGGAACGCCAAGGGAGTTTGACTTCGAGCCAAAGGGCCACGCGGACCTTGTCGAAAGGTTTGCCGAGCTTGAAAGGGCTGCCAGGATATCCGGCGCCAGGGCATACTTTCTTAAGGGTGACCTTGCCCTTATGAACCTTGGGCTGATAAAGCTTGCGCTTGACACGCTTGGCAAAAGCGGCTTTACCCCACTCTGGACGCCTTACTTCATTAAGGAAGAGTTCATGAAGGGTGCTGCGGAGCTTGGAGACTTCCAGAGTTCGCTCTACAAGCTTGACGGCGAAGACGCCTACATGATTGCAACCTCCGAGCAGTCGATTGCTTCATTTCACTCGGGAGAAGTCCTGGAGGAAGCCCTGCTTCCAATCAAATATGCGGGTTACTCCACGTGCTTCAGGAAAGAGGCCGGAAGCCATGGAAAGGACACCAAAGGCATTTTCAGGGTCCACCAGTTCGATAAAGTCGAGCAATTTATCCTGTGCAAACCTGAAGACTCCTGGAAGCTGCATGAGGAACTGATTGCAAACGCAGAGAAGATTTACCAGGCACTCGAGCTTCCTTACAGAATCGTAAACATCGCGAGCGGCGACATGAACGACAACGCCGCAAAGAAGTACGACCTTGAGGCATGGTTTCCTGCACAGAAAACATTCAGGGAGCTTGTGTCCGGCTCGAACTGCACGGACTACCAGCCAAGAAAGTTGAACATCCGGTTCGGGAAATTCGGGGGGGAAAAAGAGTTTGTCCACGCGCTTAACTGCACTGCCTGCGCAACCGAAAGGACGCTTTCCTGCATCCTTGAAAACAACCAGCAAAAGGACGGAAGCATAATCGTGCCAAAAGTTTTGAGGCCATTTGTCGGAAAAGACGTGATATGAATATCGAAGTCGACAGTAACCCAACTCCAAGCGAACAGTTTTTTATTTCCATATCCATCAGTGATACTGAAGTTATCTCTTTCGACTGTACCTCAAAAGGGCCTCGGGTGATACGACAGGCTTTAGTCGAAAGAAAGAATTTTCCGAAAAGCAGGCCGCCTACCTCTGAATGGGACGTCCTCATCCTGGAAAGCGGACAGTTCGTAAGAAAGTACCACGCAAAATGGATTGACCTTGGAAAGCGGGACTGGGTTAATGATGAAATCTGGGAAACCACCCAAGAGAAGCCAATTTCAAAAGAGCTTAATGAAAAACTGCTTTTCTACTCCCGCCTCATCTCCGACAATTACAAAGCGCTTGGCCTGTTCTCCCGAGAGATGTCGGACTTTGAAGAAGTCCTAACAAAAGAGATTTCCGGCAAGCAGGGATTCTAAAATTAATCTGCCAGGATAATAATGGCCGGGTTTGTCTTCGCAATCCTAAATGCCGCGTTCTCCTCGGCCAAGGACATCCTAAGCAAGAATTGCCTCAGGGAATTTGACGAGTATATCTCCGGCTGGTCGCTAAGGTTTTTTGCGTTCCTTGTGCTGTGCCCACTCCTGCTGTTCATTGAAATACCTCCGCTGGGCTCCTCGTTCTGGCAGGCGCTTTTCCTTGGCGCCCTGCTAAATGTCGCCGCCACAATACTCTTCATGAAAGCCCTCAAAAAATCCGAGATATCAAGAGTCATCCCCCTGATAAGCCTTGAGCCGGCGTTCCTCTTAATTACTGCTCCCCTTGTCCTTGGAGAGTACCCAAATATTTACGGGCTTGTGGGGGTACTCCTAATGATTGTAGGAACGTATTCCCTGAACGTCAGGAAAGAATGCGACAGCCTTCTTGACCCATTCAGGACCCTGGCAAAACACAAGGGCTCCAGGATAATGATTGCCGTTACAATAATATGGGGCGTAACCACTCTCATAGACAAGGTAGGCATTCTCAATTCCTCACCCGTCTTCTGGGCGATAGCATTTAACGGCATGCTGACGCTTTTGCTTACTCCAGTTATGCTTCTGAAATCTGGCAAAAAAATAAGGGCTATTCCAAAAAACATAAGAAAGCTTCTGCCACTTGGAGGGGTAAACGCCCTCAGCCAGGTCTGCCAGGTGATTGCCTTCAGCATGACTCAGGTTTCATATGTTGCGGCTGTAAAGAGAACCGGCTCGCTTCTTACTGTATGCTATGGCGGGATGGGGCTTAAGGAAAAGCATTTCAAGAGGCGCCTCTTTGCAACAGTGCTCATGCTTGCCGGAGCACTGCTGATAATCCTATTTAGCTAACTTCTATTATGGCATATGACCTCATAATTATCGGCGCAGGTCCTGCAGGCATTGCCGCAACAATCTACGCTGCAAGAAAAAAGATGAAGACACTGGTGATTTCAGAGTCCATTGGAGGGCAGGCCGCCTGGAGCTCGCAGATCACAAACTACCCTGGCTTTCAGTTCATAACCGGGCCTGAGCTTGCCCAGAAGTTCGAGGAGCATGTAAATTCCTTCGGGCTTGAAGTCCTTCTCGACAAGGTCACTTCAGCCGAAAAAAAGGGAGGGCTTTTTGAGGTAAAAACTGAAGACTCAACATTTACTGCCAGAACGCTTCTTATCGCCCTTGGAAGAAGCCCCAGAAAGCTTAATGTAGCCGGTGAGGAGGAATTATTTCATAAAGGAATAACTTACTGCGCAACCTGCGACGGGCCACTCTACAAGGGCAAAACTGTGGCGGTTATTGGAGGCGGAAACTCTGCGCTTGACGCAGCCCTGCAGATGACAAAAATCGCAAATAAGGTTTACCTGATAGACAAGGGCGAAAAAATCTCCGGGGACGCAATAGTGCTTGACAAGATAAAGGCCTCAGGCAAAGTGGAAATATTTTCAGGCGCCTTCGTAAGGGAGATTGCCGGAAGCAGGTTTGTCGAAAAGATAAAAATATCCTCACAAGAGAGCGGCGAAAAAGAGCTAGGTGTTGGTGGCGTCTTTATCGAAATCGGCTCAGCCCCGGCAAACCTTCCCTTTAATCCGGAAGGGGCGCTTAAAATAAATGAAAGGGGAGAGATAATCGTAAACGACCGGTGCGAAACCAGTGTCGGGGGGCTTTTTGCTGCCGGAGACGTCACAAGCATTCCTGAAAAGCAGATAATCATCGCCGCAGGCCAGGGCGCAATGGCATCCATTTCCGCGTTCAAATACCTGGCAAGAAAGCCAGAGGAAAATTAGCCCGGCCGGCTATTTCAGGACTTTTCCGGTTTCCATATACCAGAGGTAAAGGTCAAGCTCTGCCGGGTTAAGGCCTGCTTTCTGTCCAATAGCTCTTAATACTTCCTCAATTTCAAGATACTTCTTCTTTGTAAGGCACTTCGACTTCGGCGGCTCTATGAGCTTGTTTTCCGCCAATATGTCAACGATATGAAAATCAATTATTGCAAGGTTTTTCCTGCCAATGTTTCGGAGAAAGTGGCTTGCTTCCTTGTAACCTAATCCCTTTACGTTGCACACCAGCCACTCCCTTGCCGAAAAATCGTCAGGCATTCCTTCGAGGTTTTCCTTGAGAGTATCTTTGTGTTTTCTTGCTTCGAAAATGTACGCCGCCCTTGCGTTCGGGTAGCGGTGTCCAAAAGAGGCAAGCTTTTCGGAAAGTTCCTCCAAATGGAGAGTGATAAACCCATCGCCAATTTCCTTCTGTATCTTGATGCTTCGCTCTGCATTGAAGTTTGCTGTCAAGAGGCAGAAACAGAGTTCCTTGAAAATTTCGGTGCCAGACATTTTTCCTGCATGTTCGAACTCCTTCATCCGAAAATCAATTATGTTTCTAACCTTGGAATTTTTTAGTTTCCGGACCCTTGACAAGATCCTACCAATGGAATTCATAAGATATTACCGGAAATAGCTAAAAAACCTCCTTACTGAGAAGCTGTCTTTTTATGGTATTCTCCCCAGTAGCTTGAAACACTCCCCACATTTCCTTTTTTCAGCTCTTCTGAGAACTTCCTGTTTAAATTGTATTTCAGTGACCCCTTGCCCCAAAATTCTCCCATCCAATGCTCAAACTCCTTGTTTTTATTTATGAAAACCAAATAGAGGGCATCCTTGCCATGAAATACACCATGAGCACATCCTGCTGGGGAAAAATAGATATCTCCCACCCCCAACCGCCTTATCGTCAGATTTTTAAAATTTCTTTTCCTCACTTCGCTAGCAGAATCCAATTCATAAACAGATCCGTTGTTAGCTCTCATTAGCTCTTTTATCTCTTCGCTGGGCTCAAATTCAACAAAGGTCAATTCTCCAGAAATAACGATAAATAATTCGTCCCATACATTTCCGTGAATGTCTCGGTCATCACCGTTCAGCAGTCCTCCGCTCCTATTCAAGGCGGTTTCATTTAATTTTACAAGAAACTGGTCAAAATCGTTCCCAAGAGTCTTACTTGCTTTCTCTATGCTTTTAATGGAAGGCACAAATACCTCTATCAATGCCGCAAAGCTCAGGTCAACATAGCCGCAACTCTTCAAAATTGATTTTGGTGTATAGACCTCTCGTGTCATCCCCAGGTTAGTGGTAATGTTTATCGGAAATTTGTTTTCTGGATTGCTCTCTGATTTCTGCTTCATTAAGTAATCAGTCGCTCTATTCCTGTCCAGCAAAACGATTTCCTTTCCGTTGCCACCGCCATCCAGATTAGAACCAGATTCAAACCTGCAGAATAACGCTTTATGGTCTTGATTACCCTCAATTACATAAGGAGTTCCTCCCGTTATGAATCTGAAATTTCCGCTTCTCAGTTCCTCTTTATGCGCTCCATGACTAAACATTACTGGCCCACTAAGAACAACTATCAGCGAGTCACCTTCATGCAAGTACTCCTTGGCGCAACCTTTTGGAACGGACACTTCAAAAATTGCCATTTCTGAAGAGGAAGATAAGAGCTTTTCGTTCAACCTGCCAGAAATTTGCTCCTGGCAAGGTTTAATTTTAGAAGAGATTACTGAATTCTTTGGAAAAGTGCTGACTATTCTAAGGGTCATTATTAATTATATTTATGAAAAACAAAGACCATCCTTACGTGGGCGTGGATGCCATAATCACAGATGAAAAGGGATATCTCCTTCTCGTTAAGCGCTCAGAAGAGTCCAAGGTATTTCCTGGGTTCTGGGGGCTTGTTTCGGGGCATGTCGAATGGAACGAAACCGTAAAAGAGGCGCTTGCTAGAGAAGCACAAGAAGAGATTGGTGTGGAATTAGAGGTTATTAGATTCACAGGAAGATACTATGACAAAATTGGAAGGCACCCAACGGAAACAATAATCTGCCTTCCAAGCATTTGCCGGATAAAAAAGGGAATTCCAAAGCCCTTAGAAAAAGGCACTGAAATTAAATGGTTTTCCCCAGAAAAAGTAAGAAATATGAAACTTGCGTATGACCATAAGCAAATGCTTATTGACGAAGGTTTAATCTAGAGGAATTTCAACCCGGCAACTTTTCAAGAAAGTAGGCAGACATTTCAGGCACATCCCGAAATAGATACCAGGGGCGTTCCCTCTCAAGGTGCTTTTTAAGACCCATGCCCCCATAAAGAGCCACTGCATTGACTCTTGCTTTCTTTGATGCAATAACATCGCTGACGGAATCACCAACATAGTAGACCTGACCCTTGTTGCGGGAATATCCACATTCATCCACAACCTTTAAAATTCCTTTTGATGAAGGCTTAGGCGCAGGAACAGATTCCCGCCCATAGACTTTATCAAAGTGTTTCGTGAACGGTATATCCCTCTCGATTGTTTTTTTAGATGAATTTGAAAGAATCACCATATCATAAACTTCTGCCATCTTGCCAACTGCCTCTTCGCAGCCAGGATAAATTGTCATGTACTGCCGGGCTTCTTCAGAAGAAAAAAATTTTTTATACTGGCCCCATATTCGATCAATCGTTTTTTTGTCACGGCCCGAAGTCAAGTCCCAGATTAGGGTGGTGATTTCACTGGTAGGCTTGTCCCCTTCAAGTATTTTCCCAAGGTCAAGCCCGGCTCTTTGAACCGAAAAAAGAGCCAAGGCAGCTCTGCGGGAATTGTTAAATCCCTCTATACCTCTCAGGTGCCAGACATCATCCACCTTGAACTCATAAGGCAATCCTTCCAGCTCGAACCCTCGCCTAAACCCTTCATATATTGCCCTTGAAGAGTCCCTGAAAATTCCACCAACATCGAAAATGAAAAGCGACATAAAATAAGCTCCAAGCATTTATTTAAAGTACCACCCAGTTATGGTAAATGAAATTGCATGGGGGTATGTAAAAAGGGAAACTGCCTTAGAAGGCAAAAATCCCAAGAAAGAGATTCTTATCGCAACAAGGCAGAAAAGAAGCGACCCAACCCAGTACGGCAAATATGTAATTCCCGGAGGAGGGCGGAAGGATACCGACAAAAGCGAGTACGAAAACGCCATCCGGGAGGTAAAGGAAGAAACAGGCATCGACTCAAAGCCAATTTACGGCTATCGCTTTCCAGATGGCTCCAGAAACATTGAAGGTGAAAACTTCATTGCAACGGTTAATGAAAACGAGGCGAGTATTTCCTACAGCGACAGCGGAAAATCTTACCACGGCTACTTGGTGGCGCTTGAGCCAGTTGACCCCAAGCAGGAGCCAAAGGAAACTGTGTCTGACGCGGCAAACCCCAGATATGTTTCAATCGAAGACGCCTTCAGGGACATTGAAAAATTCACGCCGGCAGCCCAGGTGCTTCTTGGAATCATAAAAGAGGCGGAAAAGATTAATTAATCCGGATTTAATCACAAGACTCTACCCTTGCGCCTTCTGAAACCTTAATCTCAAGAGGAATGCCGCCATGCTCCTTTATTGCAGACATTACTGAATCCTTTGTTTCGGGCGTTACCAGCGCAATCATGCAGTCGCCGCCTCCGGCCCCCGAAAGCTTCGCCCCAAGCGCACCCGCCTTTCTTGAAGCAAAGATAAGCTCCTCAAGTTTCGGGTGAGATACGCCCATGCCATTCAGGAGACCGTGCACAAAATTCATCATGTCTGCGATTCCTTCAAGGTCGTCGTTTTCAAGGGAAATTTCTGCCTCGTCAACGCACTGTTTGGTAAGCCACAAAACCTCATTGAAAAAGTGAGGATAATGATCCTTCTTTTTTGCAACCCTGTCGATTAGTTCAACAGTGTCTGCCTTGATATTGGTGTGCCCCATTACAAGCAAAAGGTCTCTAGGGCAGCCCAATTCCTGGGGAATCTGGCCCTTGAGATATTTGATAAATCCCCCATAAAGGGAAGTTGCAACATCATACCCAGAGCCCTTTCCCTGAACGTCAAGAACTGTCTTATAAGCGATATGGAACATCTGCTCCTTGGACAAATTAAGTTTGAAAAGCTCATTCAAGGCAACTATCAGCGAAACCACGCAGCCGGAAGAAGTGCCTACTCCCTTTTTCATCTCCGAGCGGGTCTCGACCTCAAAGCCGCCATGAGAATACGGGTCTCCAAGGGTGTTTAGGATGGCCCTTGCAATAAAGCATACCCTCCGGTCGTTTGAGCCGGGGCGGTATTCATAATTCTTAAGCTCCAGATCCGGAAAGTTGAAGATAATTTTTCCGTCCTGCCTTTTTTTGACAGTGCAGTACAGTCTTTGGTTTATTGCCAGAGCTATGCATGGAACTCCATACACCGCCGCATGCTCCCCAAAAAACATCAGTTTTCCTGGTGCGC from Candidatus Aenigmatarchaeota archaeon includes:
- a CDS encoding FAD-dependent oxidoreductase, with the protein product MAYDLIIIGAGPAGIAATIYAARKKMKTLVISESIGGQAAWSSQITNYPGFQFITGPELAQKFEEHVNSFGLEVLLDKVTSAEKKGGLFEVKTEDSTFTARTLLIALGRSPRKLNVAGEEELFHKGITYCATCDGPLYKGKTVAVIGGGNSALDAALQMTKIANKVYLIDKGEKISGDAIVLDKIKASGKVEIFSGAFVREIAGSRFVEKIKISSQESGEKELGVGGVFIEIGSAPANLPFNPEGALKINERGEIIVNDRCETSVGGLFAAGDVTSIPEKQIIIAAGQGAMASISAFKYLARKPEEN
- a CDS encoding EamA family transporter yields the protein MAGFVFAILNAAFSSAKDILSKNCLREFDEYISGWSLRFFAFLVLCPLLLFIEIPPLGSSFWQALFLGALLNVAATILFMKALKKSEISRVIPLISLEPAFLLITAPLVLGEYPNIYGLVGVLLMIVGTYSLNVRKECDSLLDPFRTLAKHKGSRIMIAVTIIWGVTTLIDKVGILNSSPVFWAIAFNGMLTLLLTPVMLLKSGKKIRAIPKNIRKLLPLGGVNALSQVCQVIAFSMTQVSYVAAVKRTGSLLTVCYGGMGLKEKHFKRRLFATVLMLAGALLIILFS
- a CDS encoding NUDIX hydrolase; translation: MKNKDHPYVGVDAIITDEKGYLLLVKRSEESKVFPGFWGLVSGHVEWNETVKEALAREAQEEIGVELEVIRFTGRYYDKIGRHPTETIICLPSICRIKKGIPKPLEKGTEIKWFSPEKVRNMKLAYDHKQMLIDEGLI
- a CDS encoding NUDIX hydrolase, which produces MVNEIAWGYVKRETALEGKNPKKEILIATRQKRSDPTQYGKYVIPGGGRKDTDKSEYENAIREVKEETGIDSKPIYGYRFPDGSRNIEGENFIATVNENEASISYSDSGKSYHGYLVALEPVDPKQEPKETVSDAANPRYVSIEDAFRDIEKFTPAAQVLLGIIKEAEKIN
- the serS gene encoding serine--tRNA ligase; amino-acid sequence: MLDIKLFRENPSVILESEKKRFKDVSVAQKVIELDDGWRARLKDLEELKAKKNRISKEIGMKKKNGENADSEIEESLKLDEEITIKNAELDRLLEERDSYRYRVGNILHDSVPTAPSDLGNVTVRTWGTPREFDFEPKGHADLVERFAELERAARISGARAYFLKGDLALMNLGLIKLALDTLGKSGFTPLWTPYFIKEEFMKGAAELGDFQSSLYKLDGEDAYMIATSEQSIASFHSGEVLEEALLPIKYAGYSTCFRKEAGSHGKDTKGIFRVHQFDKVEQFILCKPEDSWKLHEELIANAEKIYQALELPYRIVNIASGDMNDNAAKKYDLEAWFPAQKTFRELVSGSNCTDYQPRKLNIRFGKFGGEKEFVHALNCTACATERTLSCILENNQQKDGSIIVPKVLRPFVGKDVI
- a CDS encoding HAD family hydrolase, coding for MLGAYFMSLFIFDVGGIFRDSSRAIYEGFRRGFELEGLPYEFKVDDVWHLRGIEGFNNSRRAALALFSVQRAGLDLGKILEGDKPTSEITTLIWDLTSGRDKKTIDRIWGQYKKFFSSEEARQYMTIYPGCEEAVGKMAEVYDMVILSNSSKKTIERDIPFTKHFDKVYGRESVPAPKPSSKGILKVVDECGYSRNKGQVYYVGDSVSDVIASKKARVNAVALYGGMGLKKHLERERPWYLFRDVPEMSAYFLEKLPG
- a CDS encoding N-glycosylase/DNA lyase; its protein translation is MNSIGRILSRVRKLKNSKVRNIIDFRMKEFEHAGKMSGTEIFKELCFCLLTANFNAERSIKIQKEIGDGFITLHLEELSEKLASFGHRYPNARAAYIFEARKHKDTLKENLEGMPDDFSAREWLVCNVKGLGYKEASHFLRNIGRKNLAIIDFHIVDILAENKLIEPPKSKCLTKKKYLEIEEVLRAIGQKAGLNPAELDLYLWYMETGKVLK
- the mvk gene encoding mevalonate kinase; protein product: MVTVSAPGKLMFFGEHAAVYGVPCIALAINQRLYCTVKKRQDGKIIFNFPDLELKNYEYRPGSNDRRVCFIARAILNTLGDPYSHGGFEVETRSEMKKGVGTSSGCVVSLIVALNELFKLNLSKEQMFHIAYKTVLDVQGKGSGYDVATSLYGGFIKYLKGQIPQELGCPRDLLLVMGHTNIKADTVELIDRVAKKKDHYPHFFNEVLWLTKQCVDEAEISLENDDLEGIADMMNFVHGLLNGMGVSHPKLEELIFASRKAGALGAKLSGAGGGDCMIALVTPETKDSVMSAIKEHGGIPLEIKVSEGARVESCD